ATACGGCTCTTCGCGCGGCCTTTCAAGAAAACGCACGCCGCGAATGAGCATCGTTTCATAGCGTGCGTAAAAATCATCCACGTGCAGAAACAGGAAAACGCGCCCACCCGCCTGCTCGCCCACGCAGGCATCCTGTTCGCCAGTACTAGCCTGCGCCAGCAACAAGCGCGTCTCCCGCGCACCCGGCGGGGACACCAGTACCCAGCGCTTGCCGCCAGCCATCGGCGTGTCTTCGATCAGCTCGAAATCTAGGCAACGAGTATAGAACGCGATCGCCTCGTCGTAATCGCGCACCAGCAGCGCAATGGCGGCGATGACATGCTGCATAACGAACTCCTGACGATAACTACACTGAAAAATGCCCCATCGTCTGGATGAATGACAGGCGCTGGCCCTAGATCATAAAACGGTGACGCGCTGACGTCTGCAACAGGCTCCGCTACAATGCGCCCGTTTTGCACCTGACAATCCGGAGCCTCCATGAGCGACCAGCTAAAGTATCGACGTATTCTGCTCAAGCTCTCCGGTGAGGCATTGATGGGTGATGCGGACTACGGTATCGACCCCAAGGTGATCGGCTGGCTGGCCGACGAAATCATTGAAATGCAGCGTGCCGGCGTGCAGATTGGTGTAGTGATCGGCGGTGGCAATATTTTCCGCGGCGCCGGACTGGCCGCTGCCGGCATGGACCGCGTCACCGGCGATCATATGGGCATGCTGGCCACGGTGATGAACGCCCTGGCCATGCAGGATGCGGTCGAAAAGCGCGGCGGCTTCGCCCGCGTGATGAGCGCCATCCAGATCCACGACGTGGCCGAAGACTTCATTCGCCGCCGCGCCATTCGCCATATCGAAAAAGGCCGCATCGTGCTGTTCGCCGCTGGCATCGGCAATCCCTTCTTCACCACCGACTCGGCTGCCGCGCTGCGTGCGATCGAAATCAGCGCCGACTTGCTGCTCAAGGCCACCAAGGTCGACGGCGTCTACAGCGCCGACCCGGCCAAGGTGAAGGACGCAGAACGCTTCGAGCAGCTCAACTACGACCAGGTGATCGAACGCAAGCTGGCCGTGATGGACACCGCCGCCATCGCACTCTGTCGTGACCATCGCATGCCGCTGCGCATCTATGACATGACGGTGCCCGGCAACCTGATGCGCATCATGCGTGGCGAGGCGGTAGGCACCCTGGTCGACGCCTGATCATCGTCGTACATCAGCACAGGGGCGAACCCGCACACAGGACAACAGGGCGAACACGGGGTTCGCCCCTACCAACCTCGCCGCCTCTTGTTGGCCGGCACCCCTGCTATAATGAATGGTTAGCACGCCAACGGGTGATTTTCTCATGCTCAACGACATCAAGAACGATGCCCAGACCCGCATGGGCAAGAGCATCGATGCCCTCAAGTACGACTTGTCCCGCCTGCGCACCGGTCGCGCCAGCACCACACTGGTAGACCACATCAAAGTGCCGTACTACGGCTCGGACACCGCACTGAACCAGGTTGCATCGGTCTCGCTGGCTGATGGACGCTCCATCGTCATCACGCCGTTCGAAAAGAACATGGTCGGCCCGATCGAGAAGGCCCTGCTCGCTTCCGATATCGGCATTACACCGACCACGGCTGGCACAGTGATCCGCCTCAACATGCCGCCGCTCACTGAAGAGCGCCGCCGCGAGTTGGCCAAGCACGTATCGCACGAAGGTGAGAACGCCAAAATCGCGATCCGCAACGTGCGCCGCGATGCCCTGCAACACGTCAAGGACCTGCTGAAGGAAAAGCAGATCACCGAAGATGAAGAGCGCAAGGCCGATGAAGAGATCCAGAAAATCACCGATCGATTCGTCAAGGAAGTCGACGCGGTAGCAAAGGCAAAGGAAGAAGAATTAATGGCGATGTAAATGCATCGCTATCGACCAGACTCGCCGCTCGGGCTACCACTTCGTGGCATCGACAACACGCGCGGCACAACGCACGCTCTCGAACAGGGAGAGGGCAACGGGTGAGACTCCACACGAGATCATCGCGAAGTCCAGATAAGCGACAAGCTTGCACCCACCCCGGTTTTCATCCGAGGCGGGCACTGCTTTCAATGAGGCCAAACAGCAATCACAAGTGGCCATTTTCTGACGAACGCACTCACGGTGTCTGCCTTGGCGAGGCAAACATCGCCGGTACCGCTACTCTCCATCCATGACCACGACTACGCAAAAATACGTACCCCGCCATATCGGCATCGTGATGGATGGCAATGGACGCTGGGCGAAAGCGCGTCATCGTCCGCGCAGTTTCGGCCACAATGCTGGCCGCAAGGCGGTGCGTGAAGTGGTGGAAGGTTGCCTGCGCCAGGGTGTGGAAGCACTGACCTTGTTCGCATTCTCCAGCGAGAACTGGCAACGCCCGGCGGAAGAAGTGGGTGCGCTGCTGGATCTGTTTGTGCGCGCGCTGGACAAAGAAGTGGACGAGCTGCATGCCAATGGCGTGCGCCTGCGCTTCATCGGCGACCTCAACGCCTTCGAAAAACCGCTACGGCAACGCATGCTGGCTGCCGTGAGGCGCACGGTGGGGAACGAGAAGCTGCACATGAATATTGCAGTCAATTACGGCGGCCGTTGGGACATCATGCAGGCTGCCCGCAAGCTAGCCATGGCGGTCGCACGCGGTGATCTGCCGCTGGACGCCATCGACGAAGCTGAGTTCGACCGCTGGACCAGCCTGGCCGAACTGCCTCCGCTGGACCTCTTCATCCGTACCGGTGGTGACCGTCGCGTCAGCAATTTTCTGCTGTGGCAGCTAGCCTATGCGGAGCTCTATTTCACCGATACCCTGTGGCCAGATTTCAATCAGATCTCGCTGCAGCACGCCATCAATGACTTTGCCCGCCGCGAGCGCCGTTTTGGACGCACCGGCGATCAGGTCGCCCAAGCCTGATCACCAAGGACTTCCCATGCTGCGACAGCGCGTCCTAACCGCCCTGCTCCTTGCTCCATTCGTCATCCTGCTGATCCTGCTGCTGCCAACCAGCCTATTCGCATGGCTGCTGGCGGGTGCGTTTTTGGCGGCAAGCTGGGAATGGACACGGCTGGCTGGTATGAAAAACCGGACCCACCGCGGCGTGGCGATGGGAATTGTTACGGCGCTATTCGTGGTGTTGTGGCTGCTGCGTACATCAGCCTGGCTGTGGCCTGCGCTGATGATTGCCGGTATCGCCTGGTGGCTGCTGGTGTGTGTCTGGCTACGCCACTTCGCATTTGGCGCCGCCCCTACGCGCGAGAACCGCAATCTGAAACTGTTGGCTGGCGTGTTCGTGATCTTTCCCGCGTGGGTGGCCGCCTTGAGCATCCATGGTAGTGCGCCGCACGGTCACGTCTGGACCTTTCTCGCCATGCTGTTGGTGTGGGCTGCTGATACCGGCGCCTATTTCGCCGGCCGCTTCTTCGGCAATCGCAAACTCGC
The sequence above is a segment of the Dyella sp. M7H15-1 genome. Coding sequences within it:
- a CDS encoding VOC family protein, which codes for MQHVIAAIALLVRDYDEAIAFYTRCLDFELIEDTPMAGGKRWVLVSPPGARETRLLLAQASTGEQDACVGEQAGGRVFLFLHVDDFYARYETMLIRGVRFLERPREEPYGTVAVFEDLYGNKWDLLQLRV
- a CDS encoding phosphatidate cytidylyltransferase — encoded protein: MLRQRVLTALLLAPFVILLILLLPTSLFAWLLAGAFLAASWEWTRLAGMKNRTHRGVAMGIVTALFVVLWLLRTSAWLWPALMIAGIAWWLLVCVWLRHFAFGAAPTRENRNLKLLAGVFVIFPAWVAALSIHGSAPHGHVWTFLAMLLVWAADTGAYFAGRFFGNRKLAPQISPGKTWAGVYGAFVTSTLVLTIGGWLLGVRDARLIGLIIVTVVTVASSIVGDLLESLMKRQANVKDSGALFPGHGGLLDRLDSVFAALPVFAFGKLLLGF
- the frr gene encoding ribosome recycling factor — translated: MLNDIKNDAQTRMGKSIDALKYDLSRLRTGRASTTLVDHIKVPYYGSDTALNQVASVSLADGRSIVITPFEKNMVGPIEKALLASDIGITPTTAGTVIRLNMPPLTEERRRELAKHVSHEGENAKIAIRNVRRDALQHVKDLLKEKQITEDEERKADEEIQKITDRFVKEVDAVAKAKEEELMAM
- the pyrH gene encoding UMP kinase; translated protein: MSDQLKYRRILLKLSGEALMGDADYGIDPKVIGWLADEIIEMQRAGVQIGVVIGGGNIFRGAGLAAAGMDRVTGDHMGMLATVMNALAMQDAVEKRGGFARVMSAIQIHDVAEDFIRRRAIRHIEKGRIVLFAAGIGNPFFTTDSAAALRAIEISADLLLKATKVDGVYSADPAKVKDAERFEQLNYDQVIERKLAVMDTAAIALCRDHRMPLRIYDMTVPGNLMRIMRGEAVGTLVDA
- the uppS gene encoding polyprenyl diphosphate synthase, which gives rise to MTTTTQKYVPRHIGIVMDGNGRWAKARHRPRSFGHNAGRKAVREVVEGCLRQGVEALTLFAFSSENWQRPAEEVGALLDLFVRALDKEVDELHANGVRLRFIGDLNAFEKPLRQRMLAAVRRTVGNEKLHMNIAVNYGGRWDIMQAARKLAMAVARGDLPLDAIDEAEFDRWTSLAELPPLDLFIRTGGDRRVSNFLLWQLAYAELYFTDTLWPDFNQISLQHAINDFARRERRFGRTGDQVAQA